The following is a genomic window from Hydrogenothermus marinus.
ATAGTAATCTTTATTTATATTAGATATTATAATTCTTTTCCCTGAAGAAGATGCATGAATCATTTTCCCTTCACCTACATAAATCCCAACATGAGAAGGAAATTTTGCATATGTTTGGAAAAATAATAAATCCCCTGGTTGTAAATCTTCTTTACTAACAAATATTCCAAATTGTGCTTGGTATCTTGCTGTTCTTGGAAGATCAATCCCTGCCATACGATAAACTTTCTGAACAAAGGCTGAACAATCCATTCCATTTACAGTTTCACCACCAAATCTATATTTTATTCCAAGAAGTCCTATTGCAAGATCAACAATCTGAGATTGGAATTTAGTGGCTGGTAGTTTGTCATCAATCATTTCAGCTAAAAATCTTTTTTTTGCATAATCATTTTTAAAATGTTTATAGCTATTAAACACCTCTATATTTCCAGCAAAAGCAGTAAAACTAATTAATAATAAAATCAAATACTTTTTCAAAAATTTTTCCTCTTTTTTAAGTTTTTTATTAAATTTTCGTCATATATTCTTATATAATAATAGCAATAAACTAAACTGTAGGCAATTTAATGAGAGATTTAAGACCAACATCTAACAAGGTTAAACAAGCTTTATTTAATATTTTATTTGATGTACAAGATAAATCTTTTTTAGACCTTTTTGCAGGAACAGGAGAAATTGGAATTACTGCATTAAAAAAAGGAGCGAAACCTGTTTATTTTGTTGAAATAGAA
Proteins encoded in this region:
- a CDS encoding C40 family peptidase, which produces MKKYLILLLISFTAFAGNIEVFNSYKHFKNDYAKKRFLAEMIDDKLPATKFQSQIVDLAIGLLGIKYRFGGETVNGMDCSAFVQKVYRMAGIDLPRTARYQAQFGIFVSKEDLQPGDLLFFQTYAKFPSHVGIYVGEGKMIHASSSGKRIIISNINKDYYLRHFLFAKRIYLYDPKVALNTEVKNGKN